From the genome of Hymenobacter sp. PAMC 26628, one region includes:
- a CDS encoding DUF2971 domain-containing protein: METTVEKLQIDLEKLYHYSTPSGFNGILQSKSLWMTNVQYQNDIEEYKYATKLAFEIIGEDYPGINYTGLFIDPEIVHIYTFSLTEQDDLLSQWRGYSPNGGFSFSFDKELLGGIIENNNLELVQCIYDKNKQKEYIRSEVIRMQPAHFLELQEKSARVSHDNNTVEGYQYNMFIRGLRALGGTLSYHAARLKHPKFAEEREWRLIKKLSASDVGNVKLREGKDILIPYIKIPLVNENEQLKFSSIVVGPGPRQDLARQACKLLPCSNVTASDIPYRNW, translated from the coding sequence ATGGAAACGACGGTCGAAAAACTTCAAATTGATCTAGAAAAGCTTTACCATTATTCTACGCCAAGCGGGTTCAATGGAATATTACAAAGCAAATCTTTATGGATGACTAATGTTCAGTATCAAAATGATATTGAAGAGTATAAATACGCAACAAAACTAGCTTTTGAGATAATTGGTGAAGATTACCCAGGTATTAATTACACAGGGCTTTTTATAGATCCTGAGATAGTACATATTTATACATTCTCTTTAACAGAACAGGATGATTTATTATCTCAATGGAGAGGATATAGCCCTAATGGTGGTTTTTCTTTTTCCTTTGATAAAGAATTGTTGGGAGGAATTATTGAAAATAATAACTTGGAGCTTGTTCAATGTATTTATGATAAAAATAAACAAAAGGAATATATTCGTTCTGAAGTAATACGTATGCAGCCTGCTCATTTTTTAGAATTGCAAGAAAAATCCGCTCGGGTATCACATGATAATAACACGGTCGAAGGCTATCAATATAATATGTTTATTCGTGGGTTGCGAGCACTGGGAGGAACTTTATCGTATCATGCAGCACGTCTCAAGCATCCAAAGTTTGCGGAAGAGAGAGAATGGAGGTTGATAAAAAAGCTTTCTGCATCCGATGTAGGTAATGTGAAATTGAGAGAAGGGAAAGATATACTTATTCCTTACATAAAAATCCCATTAGTAAATGAAAACGAACAACTTAAGTTCTCATCCATAGTAGTTGGTCCAGGGCCACGACAAGATTTAGCAAGGCAAGCATGCAAATTGCTTCCATGTAGTAATGTAACAGCTTCAGATATTCCTTATAGGAATTGGTAG
- the gpmA gene encoding 2,3-diphosphoglycerate-dependent phosphoglycerate mutase, whose protein sequence is MEKLVLLRHGESVWNQENRFTGWTDVDLTEAGRQQAVHAGHLLKANGYAFDLGFTSVLKRAIKTLDLALEEMDQLWIPVQKSWRLNERFYGALQGLNKAETATQYGADQVQQWRRDPHAHPPAITPDDPRFPGHDLRYQHLTDRELPLTENLTETMARVMPFWTEKIMGALRRNQKVIVCAHGNSLRALVQYIDHLSDEEVTNLDIPTGVPLVYELDDNLDRIRHYYLE, encoded by the coding sequence ATGGAAAAACTCGTGTTGCTGCGCCACGGCGAAAGCGTCTGGAACCAGGAAAACCGCTTCACCGGCTGGACCGACGTGGACCTGACGGAAGCCGGCCGCCAACAGGCCGTGCACGCCGGCCACCTCCTGAAAGCCAACGGCTACGCCTTTGATCTGGGCTTCACGTCGGTGCTGAAGCGCGCCATCAAAACGCTCGACCTCGCGCTGGAGGAAATGGACCAGCTCTGGATTCCGGTGCAGAAGTCGTGGCGCCTGAACGAGCGGTTCTACGGGGCCCTGCAAGGCCTCAACAAGGCCGAAACCGCTACTCAGTACGGCGCCGACCAGGTGCAGCAGTGGCGCCGCGACCCCCACGCGCACCCGCCGGCCATCACCCCCGACGACCCGCGCTTCCCCGGCCACGACCTGCGCTACCAGCACCTCACCGACCGCGAGCTGCCCCTCACCGAGAACCTGACCGAGACCATGGCCCGCGTCATGCCGTTCTGGACCGAGAAAATAATGGGGGCCCTGCGCCGCAACCAGAAGGTGATTGTGTGCGCCCACGGCAACAGCCTGCGCGCCCTGGTGCAGTACATCGACCACCTTTCGGACGAGGAGGTAACGAACCTGGACATCCCCACCGGCGTGCCGCTCGTGTACGAGCTAGATGATAATTTAGACAGGATAAGACATTATTATTTGGAGTAA
- a CDS encoding amidohydrolase family protein: MRIVALEEHFSFPDMVERIRPAVRAQAGWPPSDAPNSPEQQHRAQLAEIGAERLRLMDEVGVMVQVLSVAGPGAELLPPTEGPAFAREYNDRLAQAIAAHPNRFAGFAHLPVTNPEAAADELARTVETHGFAGALLNGTTDGLFLDDPRFAPLLARAEALGVPLYLHPGIPPAPVRDAYYSNLPHGLGFNLSIAGFGWHAETAIHVLRLVLAGTLERYPRLQLIIGHMGEMLPVMVARCDQILAPKITQLPRTVSQTLRDQVYLTTSGIFTRPPLEAALATFGIDRVLFSIDYPFAPNAPGKAFLDGLQMAPIDLEKLAYGNADRVLKLV; the protein is encoded by the coding sequence ATGCGCATCGTTGCCCTCGAAGAGCATTTTTCCTTTCCCGACATGGTCGAGCGCATCCGGCCCGCCGTGCGGGCGCAGGCTGGCTGGCCGCCGTCGGATGCCCCCAACTCGCCGGAGCAGCAGCACCGGGCGCAGCTGGCCGAAATTGGGGCCGAACGCCTCCGGCTGATGGACGAGGTGGGCGTTATGGTGCAGGTGCTGTCCGTGGCGGGCCCCGGGGCCGAGCTGTTACCACCTACCGAGGGCCCCGCCTTCGCGCGCGAGTACAACGACCGCCTGGCGCAGGCCATTGCCGCGCACCCCAACCGCTTCGCCGGCTTCGCGCACCTGCCCGTCACCAACCCCGAAGCCGCCGCCGACGAGCTGGCCCGCACCGTGGAAACCCACGGTTTCGCGGGGGCCCTGCTGAACGGCACCACCGACGGCCTGTTCCTCGACGACCCGCGGTTTGCCCCGCTGCTGGCCCGGGCCGAGGCGCTGGGCGTACCGCTGTACCTGCACCCCGGCATTCCACCCGCCCCGGTGCGCGACGCGTACTACAGCAATTTGCCCCACGGGCTGGGCTTCAACCTGAGCATCGCCGGTTTCGGCTGGCACGCCGAAACGGCCATCCACGTGCTGCGCCTCGTGCTTGCGGGCACCCTGGAACGCTACCCCCGCCTGCAGCTCATCATCGGCCACATGGGCGAAATGCTGCCCGTGATGGTGGCCCGCTGCGACCAAATCCTGGCCCCCAAAATCACTCAATTGCCGCGCACCGTGTCCCAAACCCTGCGCGACCAAGTGTACCTCACCACCAGCGGCATCTTCACCCGCCCGCCGCTCGAAGCCGCCCTGGCCACCTTCGGCATCGACCGCGTGCTGTTTTCCATCGACTACCCCTTCGCCCCCAACGCCCCCGGCAAAGCCTTCCTCGACGGCCTGCAAATGGCCCCAATCGACTTAGAAAAGCTGGCCTACGGGAACGCGGACAGGGTTTTGAAATTGGTATAA